The Candidatus Omnitrophota bacterium genome contains a region encoding:
- a CDS encoding TatD family hydrolase: MRPFGFAQDKPFAPAQGKLVDTHCHLDFPEFDPDREEVIKRARAAGIEYIINVASSLEGSKRSVELANKYDSVYASVGIHPHDAKELNASSFSEIKGLANDKKVVAIGEVGLDYYRNLSPAGLQQTAFREFLRLAKETDLPLIIHCRDAREDLSTVAEGKSTSAKADLLKILKKEMAAPVKGVIHCFPADEELLNAVLDLGMYVSFTCNITFKNASKLRELVKSLVPMDRILVETDAPYLAPEGMRGKRNEPSYMLKAVEEIAKLKGLTPQDVARVTTLNCARLFGVGAAPGSSITYKIRDSLYINLTNRCTSDCEFCVTKTTDFVMGHNLRLKGEPSAKEIIEAVGDPAGYDEIVFCGYGEPTLRLDCMIEVAKALKKKGAKIRLTTNGHGNLINKRSIAGDLAGLIDRVSVSLNAADKDAYNKICRPVFGPETFGEVKKFIVECREKLPEVEVTCVGQEGVDMRECERVATGELKVKFRPRRLNVVG, encoded by the coding sequence ATGCGTCCCTTCGGCTTCGCTCAGGACAAGCCCTTCGCCCCGGCTCAGGGTAAACTCGTCGATACCCACTGCCACCTCGATTTCCCGGAGTTCGATCCGGACAGGGAAGAAGTGATAAAGAGGGCCAGGGCAGCCGGGATAGAATACATAATAAATGTCGCGAGCAGCCTAGAGGGCTCGAAGAGGTCGGTCGAGCTCGCGAATAAATATGACAGCGTATACGCCTCGGTTGGTATCCATCCCCATGACGCGAAGGAACTGAACGCGTCCTCATTTTCCGAGATAAAGGGCCTGGCCAATGATAAAAAGGTCGTCGCCATAGGCGAAGTCGGCCTCGATTACTACAGGAACCTCTCGCCTGCCGGGTTACAGCAGACGGCATTCAGGGAATTCCTCCGCCTCGCGAAAGAGACGGACCTGCCCCTCATAATCCACTGCCGCGACGCGCGCGAGGATTTATCCACCGTAGCTGAAGGCAAAAGTACTTCAGCGAAGGCGGACCTGCTGAAGATACTGAAAAAAGAAATGGCAGCTCCGGTAAAAGGCGTTATCCATTGCTTCCCGGCCGATGAAGAACTGCTAAACGCCGTCCTCGACCTCGGGATGTATGTCTCATTCACCTGCAATATCACTTTCAAGAACGCCTCCAAGCTGCGCGAGCTCGTGAAAAGCCTCGTCCCGATGGACAGGATATTGGTCGAGACCGACGCGCCTTACCTGGCGCCTGAAGGGATGCGCGGGAAAAGGAACGAGCCTTCCTATATGTTGAAAGCCGTCGAAGAGATAGCGAAGCTGAAAGGCCTTACCCCCCAGGACGTCGCGAGGGTGACGACGCTTAACTGCGCGCGGCTCTTCGGGGTCGGCGCCGCGCCGGGATCATCCATCACATATAAAATAAGGGACTCCCTTTATATAAACCTCACCAACAGGTGCACCAGCGACTGCGAATTCTGTGTCACCAAGACGACCGATTTCGTGATGGGGCACAACCTGCGCCTTAAAGGGGAACCGTCGGCAAAAGAGATCATCGAGGCGGTCGGCGACCCGGCCGGATACGATGAGATAGTCTTCTGCGGATACGGCGAACCCACTTTGCGCCTCGACTGCATGATCGAAGTCGCGAAGGCCCTGAAAAAGAAGGGCGCGAAGATCCGCCTTACGACTAACGGCCACGGGAACCTCATAAATAAAAGGAGCATCGCCGGTGACCTCGCCGGGCTCATAGACCGCGTGAGCGTAAGCCTGAACGCCGCGGATAAGGATGCCTATAATAAGATCTGCAGGCCGGTTTTTGGGCCTGAGACTTTTGGGGAGGTGAAGAAATTCATCGTTGAATGCAGGGAGAAGCTGCCCGAGGTCGAGGTGACCTGCGTCGGCCAGGAAGGCGTGGATATGAGGGAATGCGAGAGGGTCGCGACCGGGGAATTAAAGGTCAAGTTCAGGCCGAGGAGACTAAATGTCGTGGGATAA
- a CDS encoding type II toxin-antitoxin system Phd/YefM family antitoxin codes for MPNTAQQEARIKGFTNCTEYCTIMQEVRKMDFIVPISEARSKLPGLIKKISSAGKRLIITRNGRAEAVMISPEELETLEVMADQKLLRSILRAEEDIREGKLYSHKDIFKNV; via the coding sequence ATGCCCAACACGGCGCAGCAGGAAGCCAGGATCAAGGGCTTTACAAATTGTACAGAATATTGTACAATTATGCAGGAGGTGAGAAAGATGGATTTTATCGTACCGATATCGGAAGCAAGGAGTAAACTGCCCGGGCTGATCAAGAAGATCTCCTCGGCAGGCAAGCGCCTGATAATAACGAGGAACGGGAGGGCGGAGGCGGTCATGATCTCTCCGGAAGAATTGGAGACCCTGGAGGTCATGGCCGACCAAAAATTACTCCGTTCTATTTTAAGGGCAGAGGAGGATATCCGCGAAGGAAAGTTATATTCGCATAAGGATATCTTCAAGAATGTATAG
- a CDS encoding alpha/beta hydrolase: MFSPGKNNLRKYGKAPFTVAVIHGGPGGAGEAAPVARELSSKYGVLEPLQTAMSVDGQVEELKVVLEKEAELPVVLIGHSWGAWLSLILAAKHPVLVKKLILVASGPFEEKYAAQISKARLDRMDKEIVPDAYDPIEGKPEPIDYKGAIFNSVWPEAEELRRSGKLLEFVKDIRCPVVAIHGDYDPHPAEGVQKPLSAILKNFRFILLDHCGHKPWIEKDAREKFFELLEKELN, translated from the coding sequence ATGTTTAGTCCGGGTAAAAATAATCTTAGGAAATACGGCAAGGCGCCTTTTACCGTCGCGGTCATCCACGGCGGGCCGGGCGGGGCAGGAGAGGCCGCGCCGGTCGCTCGCGAACTCTCATCGAAATACGGCGTCCTCGAGCCGCTCCAGACCGCAATGTCAGTCGACGGGCAGGTCGAAGAATTAAAAGTTGTCCTGGAGAAAGAAGCGGAACTTCCTGTCGTGTTAATAGGTCATTCGTGGGGAGCCTGGTTGAGCCTTATACTTGCGGCAAAACATCCCGTTTTGGTAAAAAAACTTATCCTCGTCGCAAGCGGGCCGTTTGAAGAGAAATATGCCGCCCAGATATCAAAGGCCAGGCTTGACCGCATGGATAAGGAAATAGTGCCCGATGCCTATGACCCGATCGAGGGCAAGCCTGAGCCGATCGATTATAAGGGAGCCATATTCAATAGCGTGTGGCCGGAAGCCGAGGAGTTAAGAAGGAGCGGAAAACTGCTCGAGTTCGTGAAAGATATCAGGTGCCCGGTCGTCGCTATCCACGGTGACTACGACCCGCATCCCGCCGAAGGCGTCCAAAAGCCGCTATCGGCCATACTTAAGAACTTCCGGTTTATCCTCCTTGATCACTGCGGCCATAAGCCGTGGATAGAGAAGGACGCGAGGGAGAAATTTTTCGAGCTTCTCGAAAAAGAATTGAATTAA
- a CDS encoding type II toxin-antitoxin system RelE/ParE family toxin — MYSVLYTREAKESIGRLSLKKKRQIKDAVERIAQDPAIGKCLTGDLKGLLSYRSGDYRIIYRIYHKEITVIILTVAHRKDVYR; from the coding sequence ATGTATAGCGTATTGTATACAAGGGAAGCGAAGGAATCGATAGGCAGGTTATCCCTCAAGAAGAAGCGCCAGATAAAAGACGCTGTCGAGCGTATCGCCCAAGATCCGGCGATCGGAAAATGCCTTACCGGCGACCTCAAGGGGCTATTATCTTACCGCTCAGGAGACTACAGGATAATTTACCGGATATACCACAAAGAGATAACGGTCATAATACTGACCGTAGCCCACAGGAAGGATGTTTATAGGTAG
- the thiL gene encoding thiamine-phosphate kinase: MKLKRLGEAGLIARLAKNFKTGKDIVRGIGDDCAVIRVSKKKYLLVTIDMLLEDVDFRMKDATAFQIGWKSLACGLSDIASMGGVAKYAVVSLGLPKKLSVEFVDEIYRGIKALARRFDVEIVGGDTNSSGKLVIDVAVIGFVEPDKAAFRSGARTGDIICVTGALGGSYKSKKHLVFTPRLKEARYLVNNFKITSMIDISDGLSTDLNHIAKQSGAGACIYEELIPVSKGARGVNAALNEGEDFELLFTMPLAEARRLARKNMELNGVRISQIGEILDKKIGVKIIAPDGTTKELKPKGFSHF, encoded by the coding sequence ATGAAATTAAAAAGATTAGGTGAGGCAGGGCTTATAGCCCGGCTCGCGAAGAATTTTAAGACGGGCAAAGACATTGTCCGCGGCATCGGCGACGACTGCGCGGTAATACGCGTATCGAAGAAAAAATACCTGCTTGTCACCATCGACATGCTCCTCGAGGACGTCGATTTTAGGATGAAGGACGCGACGGCTTTCCAAATAGGATGGAAGTCGCTCGCCTGCGGGTTAAGCGATATCGCCTCGATGGGCGGCGTAGCGAAATACGCGGTCGTCTCTTTGGGCCTTCCGAAAAAACTGAGCGTTGAATTCGTAGACGAGATATACCGCGGGATAAAGGCGCTCGCCAGGAGGTTCGATGTCGAGATAGTCGGCGGGGACACGAATTCTTCCGGGAAACTCGTCATAGATGTCGCGGTCATCGGGTTCGTAGAGCCGGATAAAGCCGCGTTCAGGAGCGGCGCCAGGACCGGCGATATAATATGCGTGACAGGCGCGCTCGGCGGATCATATAAAAGCAAGAAGCATCTCGTGTTTACCCCCCGTCTTAAAGAAGCGCGCTACCTTGTAAATAATTTCAAGATAACCTCGATGATAGATATCTCGGACGGGCTTTCGACCGACTTGAACCATATCGCGAAGCAGAGCGGCGCGGGCGCCTGCATATACGAGGAACTGATACCGGTCTCGAAAGGCGCCAGGGGCGTAAACGCGGCGTTAAACGAAGGGGAAGACTTCGAGTTATTGTTCACGATGCCGCTGGCCGAGGCGCGCAGGCTTGCCCGGAAGAACATGGAATTGAACGGCGTGAGGATATCGCAGATAGGGGAGATACTCGATAAAAAGATCGGGGTGAAGATCATAGCCCCGGACGGGACGACAAAAGAGCTGAAGCCAAAAGGATTTTCCCATTTTTAG
- a CDS encoding DUF362 domain-containing protein, translated as LVVMDGIVAMEGNGPAGGELRNANLVMASNDCVACDAVYAGLVGIEPLRLPITAEAYKRKLGEADLSKIEVLGESIESARIRGFKLPATSIMMKVPKPVFKWLSKAIRFFPVINDKICKKCLICEKSCPAKCITIKEEGSRIDYRRCIKCFCCHELCPHAAISVGRSFLAKMFGKMV; from the coding sequence GGCTCGTAGTGATGGACGGGATCGTTGCTATGGAAGGCAACGGGCCGGCCGGAGGAGAACTCCGGAACGCGAACCTTGTGATGGCGAGCAACGACTGCGTGGCCTGCGACGCGGTATACGCCGGGCTGGTCGGCATCGAACCGCTACGGCTCCCCATAACCGCCGAGGCGTACAAGCGGAAATTAGGCGAGGCCGACCTTTCAAAAATAGAGGTCCTCGGAGAAAGCATCGAAAGCGCGAGGATACGCGGTTTCAAGCTGCCGGCTACCTCGATAATGATGAAAGTCCCGAAGCCGGTCTTCAAATGGCTCTCGAAAGCTATCAGGTTTTTCCCCGTAATTAATGATAAAATATGCAAGAAGTGCCTGATATGCGAAAAGAGCTGCCCGGCGAAGTGCATCACGATAAAAGAGGAAGGCTCGAGGATAGATTACAGGCGCTGCATTAAGTGTTTCTGCTGCCACGAGCTCTGTCCCCATGCCGCCATCTCGGTGGGGCGCAGCTTCCTGGCGAAAATGTTCGGGAAAATGGTGTAA
- a CDS encoding CPBP family intramembrane glutamic endopeptidase yields the protein MSWDKLRRFAGGNRIYLLMLSFIIATEIFLAVSPSPERKERLAEKKKTHKILTPKEVLAQEERIRELLAGDKLLGFAVTASTFLSAVALLAGLVLGIRCISRKLNGRDLMVAYGSPPDVPWQLTDILRVIITFYFFSYALQWAEANMFDLMKVDNPNEVFFGVLNATLVDIIGLAIVAHFAVNKFKSGLAGLGLIFKNIKRNMRVAIGGYLVIIPVLAVIMIIVFIGLRIFSYEPPETKALEILYEAKGTKLLLILTALVTIIGPVAEELFFRGFAYPVFRKKIGVTNAILLVSFVFAMLHMNIVSFFPIFALGILLAYLYEKTGSVVPSIAVHIIHNSAVIFFVFLYKLIAIPS from the coding sequence ATGTCGTGGGATAAGCTAAGGAGGTTCGCGGGCGGGAACCGGATCTACCTTTTGATGCTCTCTTTTATAATAGCGACCGAGATATTCCTGGCGGTGTCGCCCTCGCCCGAGAGGAAAGAGAGGCTTGCCGAGAAGAAGAAAACGCATAAGATACTTACGCCTAAAGAGGTGCTCGCGCAGGAAGAGAGGATAAGGGAGTTGCTCGCGGGCGACAAGCTCCTCGGTTTCGCGGTCACGGCCAGCACATTCTTGAGCGCGGTCGCCCTTTTGGCGGGCCTTGTCCTCGGGATAAGATGCATATCGCGCAAGCTTAACGGCCGCGACCTGATGGTTGCCTACGGCTCACCGCCGGATGTGCCCTGGCAGTTAACGGATATCCTGAGGGTAATAATCACGTTCTATTTTTTCTCCTATGCGCTCCAATGGGCAGAGGCCAATATGTTCGACCTAATGAAAGTAGATAACCCCAACGAGGTGTTCTTCGGCGTTCTTAACGCGACCCTGGTAGATATCATCGGCCTGGCCATAGTAGCGCATTTCGCGGTAAATAAATTTAAAAGCGGTCTCGCCGGGCTGGGGCTCATTTTTAAGAACATAAAGAGGAACATGAGGGTCGCCATCGGCGGCTATCTTGTCATCATACCGGTCCTGGCTGTCATAATGATCATAGTATTCATCGGCCTCAGGATATTCAGTTATGAGCCGCCCGAGACGAAGGCGCTCGAGATACTCTACGAGGCGAAGGGGACGAAGCTCCTCCTTATCCTTACGGCGCTTGTCACCATCATCGGGCCGGTCGCCGAGGAGCTCTTCTTCAGGGGATTCGCGTATCCGGTGTTCAGGAAGAAGATAGGGGTGACCAACGCGATACTTCTCGTCTCGTTCGTCTTCGCGATGCTGCATATGAACATAGTCTCGTTCTTCCCGATATTCGCGCTCGGCATCCTCCTGGCGTACCTTTACGAGAAGACCGGCTCTGTCGTCCCGTCGATAGCGGTGCATATAATCCATAATTCGGCCGTTATATTTTTCGTGTTCCTGTATAAATTGATAGCGATCCCTAGTTAG
- the tsaB gene encoding tRNA (adenosine(37)-N6)-threonylcarbamoyltransferase complex dimerization subunit type 1 TsaB, which produces MKILAVDTTSKYLSLAITDGEKVIAGFHRVMDQRQCEQLLPQIDKLLKKAKLKLKDINCIAFSKGPGSLTALRIGAAAVKGFALGAGIRIAGVPTLDALAYNIKEEGKLIVPIIDARRGNVYASAYSFKNGKLRRHLKYSVGPVAELLKSIKGDAVFLGDGLAAYRKTIEDNFKHEAGFAPEKLWYLRAETVAGLGHELAKRNKFEEADKFVPLYLYPKDIQVRGLRK; this is translated from the coding sequence ATGAAGATCCTCGCGGTAGATACCACATCCAAATATCTCTCCCTCGCGATAACCGACGGGGAAAAAGTCATCGCGGGTTTCCATAGGGTGATGGACCAGCGGCAATGTGAACAGCTTTTGCCGCAGATAGACAAGCTGCTCAAGAAGGCGAAGCTGAAACTGAAGGATATCAACTGCATAGCGTTCTCGAAAGGCCCGGGGTCACTGACGGCTTTGCGCATCGGCGCCGCGGCCGTGAAAGGTTTTGCGCTCGGGGCAGGGATCAGGATCGCCGGAGTCCCGACTCTCGACGCGCTCGCGTATAATATAAAAGAGGAAGGCAAGCTGATCGTCCCGATCATTGACGCGCGCCGCGGCAACGTTTACGCGTCGGCATATTCCTTCAAGAACGGTAAATTGCGCCGGCACCTGAAATATTCGGTCGGCCCTGTCGCCGAATTGCTGAAATCTATCAAGGGCGACGCGGTCTTTTTGGGCGACGGGCTGGCCGCTTACAGGAAGACGATCGAGGATAATTTTAAGCACGAGGCCGGATTCGCCCCGGAGAAGCTTTGGTATCTCAGGGCTGAGACAGTCGCCGGTCTGGGTCATGAACTGGCGAAAAGGAATAAATTCGAAGAAGCGGATAAATTTGTCCCGTTGTATTTATATCCGAAGGACATCCAGGTGAGAGGCCTTAGAAAATGA
- the tsaE gene encoding tRNA (adenosine(37)-N6)-threonylcarbamoyltransferase complex ATPase subunit type 1 TsaE, whose translation MNFTTANAEETIRLGEKIAKRFKPGDLVALSGELGAGKTTLVKGIAKGLGVKDYRYVNSPSFVLVKEYKGKIPLFHFDIYRLNNLKDIEDIGYEDYLARKGVIVIEWSGKMARILPKRRLDIALKIKNPNERTISIKEA comes from the coding sequence ATGAATTTCACGACAGCGAACGCTGAAGAGACGATAAGATTGGGGGAGAAGATAGCCAAGCGCTTTAAGCCAGGCGACCTGGTCGCGCTCTCAGGTGAGCTGGGCGCGGGCAAGACCACCCTGGTCAAGGGGATAGCCAAGGGCCTCGGCGTAAAGGATTACAGGTATGTCAACAGCCCGTCGTTCGTCCTCGTGAAAGAATATAAAGGAAAGATCCCGCTCTTCCATTTCGATATCTACCGGCTCAATAATTTGAAGGATATCGAAGATATCGGCTATGAGGATTACCTCGCGCGCAAAGGCGTCATTGTCATAGAATGGTCGGGTAAGATGGCGCGCATATTGCCAAAGAGGCGTTTAGATATCGCGTTGAAGATAAAGAATCCCAACGAACGTACGATCAGTATAAAGGAAGCATGA
- the alr gene encoding alanine racemase: MSPARARRTSPAKSRTSPAKSRTSRPTWTEIDLDAISHNYHAIKARLSKDTNILAVVKANAYGYGMVEVARRLQKEKVPYLGVACVDEGITLRRAGIRTPVLVLSSVLPKEADYALYYDLTLTVCDKALASAIDKAARKLRKQALVHVKVDTGMGRLGVWHDEAGRLIKDLLSFRNIVIEGIFTHFASADEEDVRYTSGQIENFKRLATEMEISGIEIQYVHAANSAGAMMYKDSHFNMVRPGLMLYGLYPNQNLMSTVKLKPALSLKTRIIYLKKTPPGRFISYGRTHMTDRETVIATLPVGYADGLNRHLSNKGEVLVRGWRAPVVGRICMDHTMVDVGGIKGAKVGDEAVIIGSQKGETITVEDIAELLDTIPYEVVCWISARVPRIYV, translated from the coding sequence ATGAGCCCCGCACGCGCGCGCAGGACAAGCCCTGCGAAAAGCAGGACAAGCCCTGCGAAAAGCAGGACAAGCCGTCCGACGTGGACCGAGATCGACCTCGACGCCATCTCCCATAATTATCACGCGATAAAGGCGCGCCTCTCTAAAGACACTAATATACTCGCCGTCGTGAAGGCGAACGCGTATGGCTACGGGATGGTAGAGGTCGCGCGCCGGCTGCAGAAAGAGAAAGTCCCATATTTGGGCGTCGCGTGCGTCGACGAGGGGATCACTCTCCGCCGCGCAGGGATAAGGACGCCGGTGCTCGTCCTTTCCTCGGTCCTCCCGAAAGAAGCGGATTACGCGCTCTATTATGACCTTACGCTTACCGTATGCGACAAGGCCCTTGCCTCGGCCATAGACAAGGCGGCGCGCAAATTAAGGAAACAGGCGCTCGTCCACGTGAAGGTCGATACAGGGATGGGCAGGCTCGGCGTATGGCATGATGAGGCCGGCCGCCTTATAAAGGACCTGTTAAGTTTCAGGAATATAGTGATCGAGGGGATATTCACGCACTTCGCGAGCGCGGACGAGGAAGATGTCCGTTATACCTCCGGCCAGATAGAGAATTTCAAGCGCCTTGCCACCGAGATGGAGATAAGCGGCATCGAGATCCAGTACGTGCACGCGGCGAACTCTGCCGGCGCCATGATGTATAAAGATTCCCACTTCAATATGGTGCGGCCCGGGCTTATGCTTTACGGCCTATACCCGAACCAGAACCTGATGAGCACGGTGAAATTAAAACCGGCGCTTTCACTCAAGACGAGAATAATATACCTCAAGAAGACGCCGCCGGGCAGGTTTATCAGTTACGGCAGGACGCATATGACCGACAGGGAGACGGTGATCGCCACGCTTCCGGTCGGGTATGCCGACGGGCTCAACAGGCACCTCTCGAACAAAGGGGAGGTGCTCGTGCGCGGATGGCGCGCTCCGGTAGTCGGGCGCATATGCATGGACCATACGATGGTAGACGTCGGCGGAATAAAAGGCGCGAAGGTCGGCGATGAGGCGGTCATTATCGGTTCCCAGAAAGGCGAGACTATCACGGTCGAGGATATAGCCGAACTTCTCGATACCATCCCGTATGAGGTCGTCTGTTGGATCTCCGCCCGCGTGCCGCGCATATATGTTTAG
- the mtnA gene encoding S-methyl-5-thioribose-1-phosphate isomerase, with amino-acid sequence MAIRTIRWDAQKSGGAIKIIDQTLLPNKLVYLSFRDVKKFWHAIKKLQVRGAPALGVAAAYGAYLGVKKSRAKNYNELIRELDRVIKFIGSARPTAVNLFWGLDRMRAAAVKNKHRPVEAIKKALLAEAHKVYEEDRAICRKMAVYGARLIKDGDVILTHCNAGALATADYGTALGVIYMAKEKGKRVKVYADETRPLLQGARLTAWELMREGIDVTLICDNMAAHVMSLGKVTKVIVGADRITRNGDAANKIGTYGVAVLAKYHKIPFYVVAPVSTIDFNLPYGRLIPIEERRGEEITTIRGKMLAPKGVKTYCPAFDVTPAALITAIVTEKGVFKPDEIKKIR; translated from the coding sequence ATGGCTATCCGGACGATAAGATGGGACGCCCAAAAGTCGGGCGGGGCAATAAAGATAATAGACCAGACCCTGTTGCCGAACAAGCTCGTATACCTGAGTTTCCGCGACGTAAAAAAATTTTGGCATGCGATAAAAAAATTGCAGGTGCGCGGCGCTCCGGCGTTGGGCGTGGCCGCCGCGTACGGGGCTTACCTGGGCGTCAAGAAGTCGAGGGCCAAAAATTATAATGAGCTTATCCGTGAATTGGACCGCGTCATAAAGTTCATCGGTTCGGCCAGGCCGACCGCGGTAAACCTCTTCTGGGGCCTCGACAGGATGCGCGCCGCAGCCGTAAAAAATAAGCATAGGCCGGTCGAGGCGATAAAGAAGGCGCTTCTCGCCGAGGCGCATAAAGTATATGAGGAGGACAGGGCGATATGCAGGAAGATGGCCGTATACGGCGCGCGGCTCATTAAGGACGGCGATGTTATATTGACGCACTGCAACGCCGGAGCGCTGGCGACGGCCGATTACGGGACCGCGTTAGGCGTGATATACATGGCGAAGGAGAAGGGCAAGCGCGTAAAAGTATATGCCGATGAGACGCGGCCCCTTTTGCAGGGCGCGCGCCTTACCGCGTGGGAACTGATGCGCGAGGGGATAGATGTCACGCTCATCTGCGATAACATGGCCGCGCATGTGATGAGCCTGGGCAAGGTCACGAAGGTCATCGTCGGCGCTGACAGGATAACGCGTAACGGCGACGCGGCGAACAAGATCGGAACTTACGGGGTGGCGGTCCTCGCGAAATACCACAAGATACCTTTTTATGTCGTCGCGCCGGTCTCGACCATAGATTTCAACCTGCCATACGGCAGGTTGATCCCGATCGAGGAGAGGCGCGGCGAGGAGATCACGACTATCCGCGGGAAGATGCTCGCGCCGAAAGGGGTAAAAACATATTGCCCGGCATTCGACGTCACGCCTGCGGCGCTCATCACCGCGATAGTCACTGAGAAAGGGGTTTTTAAGCCGGATGAAATTAAAAAGATTAGGTGA
- a CDS encoding DUF362 domain-containing protein yields MGPKVSIVRADSYDTGKVCSAVKEAVDLVGGIAAFVKKGEKILLKPNVLSSRPPESGVNTHPEVLRAVIRLVKGAGAEIIVGDSPGGMGQRDAGSTYGESGIKKVCEEEGVKLVDFDKAQNIKGMPISVWAKEADGVISVPKMKTHDLMVLTGALKNSYGLAIGQFKSDCHLKAPRPDEFAKLAIDVFETAVPRL; encoded by the coding sequence ATGGGCCCGAAAGTCTCGATAGTAAGAGCGGATTCGTACGATACAGGCAAGGTCTGCTCCGCCGTAAAAGAGGCGGTGGACCTGGTCGGCGGCATCGCCGCCTTCGTCAAAAAAGGCGAGAAGATACTGCTTAAACCGAACGTCCTCTCTTCAAGGCCGCCCGAGTCCGGCGTAAATACGCATCCCGAGGTCCTGCGGGCCGTCATACGCCTCGTTAAGGGCGCGGGCGCCGAGATCATCGTCGGGGATTCGCCCGGCGGGATGGGGCAGAGGGACGCCGGTTCGACATACGGGGAATCCGGGATAAAAAAAGTCTGCGAGGAAGAGGGCGTAAAGCTTGTAGACTTCGACAAGGCGCAGAACATAAAGGGGATGCCGATATCGGTCTGGGCGAAAGAGGCCGACGGCGTCATCTCCGTCCCGAAGATGAAGACGCACGACCTGATGGTGCTCACCGGCGCGCTGAAGAATTCATACGGGCTCGCGATCGGGCAGTTCAAGTCAGACTGCCACCTTAAGGCGCCGAGGCCGGATGAGTTCGCGAAGCTCGCGATAGATGTATTTGAGACCGCGGTACCCAGGCTCG